In the Nerophis ophidion isolate RoL-2023_Sa linkage group LG19, RoL_Noph_v1.0, whole genome shotgun sequence genome, AACCTACAAACAGGGGCGTTGACATGGAGGCGAAAGTAGGGATGTGGTACCAGACCCCCCTACCGCTGGGCTTGTCACGTTTGAAGAGTTTCTATttaaatatgtacacacacctggtgattggcaacactaaatgggccttcgtgtgtgaatattgtctgtattGGCCCTAGAATgaagtggagacttgtccagagtgCAGCTGGGATGGACTCTAGGGctacgaatctttgggtgttccatgattcgattcaatatcgattcttggggtcacaatttgattttttttttttcatttcaacacgattctcgaatCAAAAAGATTCTCCATTCAATAcattacataggatttcagcaggatctaccccagtctgctgacatgctagcagagtaatagatttttgtaataagcttttataattgtaaaggacaatgttttatcaactgatagcaataatgtaaatttgttttaactaaacgaaccaaaaagctgacttttttctttgtgaaaatattggacagtgttgtcaagcttatgagattcaATTCAAGTGTAAGCCGCTGTGACACTTTATGtctgtcaatgagggatttttaatcactatgttgaaattataacttgATACTGCTAATcattgtttcattacttttggtttgttcggtcgtgtttgtgtctccccaaaattgcagttctgagtgttgctaggtcaggtttggttttagtCTTGGATTGCATTGTGTAGTGTattttgttgaattgattaaaaataaatttaaatgaaaatcaaatcacacataagaattgcgattcaaaTAGGCTCCAAAACTTGATCAAGTGAATAGATGAATGTTTTAAATTCATCTTCAGACCACTTTGTATTTTATTggcagtttaaaaaacaaaatcccATCTTTAACAGTCAAGATGCAagtttttgcacattttaaaatgCTAGTGGTGTTTTGAATTGCACTaaagttccaaaacaaagtacTAAGGCTTAGAGAATTAGGCCCGGGTGTTGGGATCTGAACAGAAGGCACCAAAAGCTTCAATTTGCAATAATTCAGAACAGACTTCCGGAGTCATCTTAAAGAGGCAGGCTGCTTTTATTCAGTAGAGACAGGGTATCAAAGTTCAAACTCCAGCCCTCATCTGGTTGGGTGGCACACGTTTCCCCAGGTGGGTTCCTACAGTGAGGCCAAACTCCTGGCATGCATGTTTCTCCTGGACCTCAGGCTTCAGCTGGAAGCCCTTGTCGCCATCAAAACAGTCCATGGGAGTAAAGGCTAGCGGGGCCTCATCCCAGAGACCTTCAAGTCGTGCACGCCACGCCTCCAGCATGGCGACACGCTCGTCCTGGGAGACCCGAGACGGAGCCCAGAAGATCTGAGGGGCCAGCACTTGGAATCCGCAGTAGTGCAGGATGCCATTCTGCAGAATTATACACAGGTTTAGTGTTTCTAGGTGGTCATAGAACACATGTTGGTGTCATACCTGAAGTGGCCAGAGGGTGACGTTCATGTCTCCATTGATGCCATCAGCACTGAACATGGACTCATGGGAGCCAGTGGTGAAAGACAGCATAACCTTCTTGGTCTGAAGAACAGTGGTTATTTTTACAACATACAAGAATATTTACTGCTTTCAAGTTTAAGCTCACCTTGAAGAGTCCCTGGCTGTATCGCTTGTCATCAGAGTAGGCGTATCCAAGCGTGAGCACACGGTCCATCCAGCCCTTCAGGATAGCAGGAAGGCTGAACCAGTACATGGGGAACTGAATGCATTGGATTTTGTCAAGACTTGTTAAAACATTACCAATGGCCTTCAAATTATACCTGAAAGATGACGAGATCAGCCTCAGTGAGTTTGCGTTGCTCCTCTACAAGGTCATCCGACAGTCTTCCTTCCTCCCACGCCACTTTGGTCTCCTCAGCATAACAGAAGTGTTCAAGATTCTGGACCTCACCTAAAACACATTGCTGATTACAAGAGGAGGCAAAGGGAGACCATACCATTTCTACCTTATTCAACATTAGTCAATGCAGAGTGACAAATGTCCAGAATTGGTTCAATTTCGACTTATCTGAATCACTTCGGTTGACCAGATGACCGCCAAGCACACGTGCATAACAGGAAAAAAGACATTTTGCTTAACGGCAGCCACCTTTTTAGAATTTGATAGTTTGtatgaatgaaaataaaaaggtCAAACTCAAACTAATTcaagtgcctcagactggaagtctctgcagagagtggtgaggatggtGGAAAAGAATCAAGATTCTTCCTCCTGTCCAGGaaaaagccactgcctgaccagggctcagaaaatctataGAGACTCCTCACAACCCaaacaaggactgttttcactgctggactctagaaacaGAAAAATCTAGGTTCTGTgacttccctcaggccataagactctagTACGCATCATAATCCCTCAATTCCCACCAAAACAGGTAAACTCACTGGAATATGAagacaacataacatacataaagatggatgcatatgaaaaagtgcaatgtatttatctgtactgtaatctatatctgcacattattgctcttttatccgcCACTACAAAAAGCTGATGGAACtgaattttgttcttatctgcactgtagagttcaaatttgaatgacaataaatggAAAACTAATTATCTTAAGTTGTGTGCTATAAGTGCAAATAGATGTTTCACCATTGATGTCCTCAGCTGTTGCAGTGGCTTTAAACTTCATGGCATAAAGATCAGACACTTGCACCGTGCAGCCCTGAGCGGCCAAAGTCTTCTCGGCGACATCTTTGGCCGCACAATTGAAGGAGCCAGGGCTCTGGTGGGCGTACACGATGAGCACCTTTGATGCTGTCAACACAAGAACAGGAGAAAACACAGTAGGAAGTTTATAGGTAGCAACAAGATGTAACACATACAACTTACCCATTTCTGAAGTCAGCACACAAAATACACAACAATGTTGGGGCTGAGGTGAGTTGAGGAACAAACTGGGAGGTAACTTTATACCAA is a window encoding:
- the LOC133537742 gene encoding ribosyldihydronicotinamide dehydrogenase [quinone]-like: MRLFGIKLPPSLFLNSPQPQHCCVFCVLTSEMASKVLIVYAHQSPGSFNCAAKDVAEKTLAAQGCTVQVSDLYAMKFKATATAEDINGEVQNLEHFCYAEETKVAWEEGRLSDDLVEEQRKLTEADLVIFQFPMYWFSLPAILKGWMDRVLTLGYAYSDDKRYSQGLFKTKKVMLSFTTGSHESMFSADGINGDMNVTLWPLQNGILHYCGFQVLAPQIFWAPSRVSQDERVAMLEAWRARLEGLWDEAPLAFTPMDCFDGDKGFQLKPEVQEKHACQEFGLTVGTHLGKRVPPNQMRAGV